A single region of the Ziziphus jujuba cultivar Dongzao chromosome 10, ASM3175591v1 genome encodes:
- the LOC107406696 gene encoding uncharacterized protein LOC107406696, translated as MAWRQMLFKGSPTSQLLSPTGFARFFSKPSPYVVKVGIPEFLNGIGKGVESHAAKLETEVGDFQKLLVTRTLRLKKLGIPCKHRKLILTHAHKYRLGLWRPRAVPMKS; from the exons ATGGCATGGAGGCAAATGCTCTTCAAGGGGAGCCCAACTTCTCAACTCCTTTCACCAACCGGGTTCGCTAGATTCTTCTCCAAGCCATCCCCTTATGTAG TGAAAGTTGGAATTCCAGAATTTTTAAATGGAATAGGCAAAGGGGTGGAATCCCATGCGGCCAAGCTTGAAACCGAGGTGGGCGACTTCCAGAAACTGCTTGTCACTCGGACACTCAGGCTGAAGAAACTTGGCATCCCTTGCAAACAT aggAAGCTGATATTGACACATGCCCACAAGTATAGGCTGGGACTATGGAGGCCTCGAGCGGTACCAATGAAATCCTAA
- the LOC112490107 gene encoding uncharacterized protein LOC112490107 — MDGVDLKETDSDFDLESAETDTTSGEDMSTDSDSSDKQPKKLMGRLQSGRLRFNGSTRDCDRIGSSKNVSGSDEDLDVKAEERRTKEKHRKTSSKKHPKPPRPPRGPSLNAADMKLVEEISEHARLRRARRQRIKELKENRADKVSSPNINLIAMAVTIIFCFVIILQGILGSRV; from the exons ATGGATGGTGTAGATTTGAAGGAAACTGATTCGGATTTTGATTTGGAAAGTGCTGAGACTGATACAACAAGTGGAGAAGATATGAGCACAGATTCAGATTCAAGTGATAAACAACCTAAGAAATTAATGGGTAGATTGCAAAGTGGACGTCTGAGGTTTAATGGATCAACAAGGGATTGTGATAGAATAGGCTCAAGCAAGAATGTTTCAGGTTCGGATGAGGATTTGGATGTGAAGGCAGAAGAGAGAAGAACGAAAGAGAAACACAGAAAGACAAGCTCTAAGAAGCATCCAAAACCACCTAGGCCTCCTAGAGGTCCATCGTTAAATGCAGCTGACATGAAGTTGGTTGAAGAAATCTCTGAGCATGCGAGGTTGAGGCGTGCGAGGAGACAAAGAATAAAGGAACTGAAAGAGAATAGAGCCGATAAAGTATCATCACCCAATATCAACCTGATTGCGATGGCTGTTACCATTATCTTCTGCTTTGTGATAATTTTACAAG GTATCTTGGGTTCTCGTGTATGA
- the LOC107418903 gene encoding F-box/LRR-repeat MAX2 homolog A: MHATMYGSYIRNNSHIHDLPDVILSNIFNLVADTRTRNALSLVCLKWKVLERATRKSITLRGNIRNLFLLPTCFQAVTNLDLSFLSPWGYPLFESSPNASILAQLFRRAFPSIVSLTIYVRTPTTLHLLAPQWPNLRHIKLVRWHQRLSSPFGSDFLPLLQHCSSLSSLDLSQFYFWTEDLPPALEAHPEVAASLCHLNILTHSSVAEFKSHELLAITAACPNLRQLLATCIFDHRFNGFVGDETLLALASNCPCLSLLHLADSTSTYRADPDDEEGYTPEDARISHATLGDFFAALPLLEELVLDVCHNVRDTGMSLELLASKCPRLKSLKLRHFHGMCMGIDSQPGGIALCRGLQSLSIGNSADLTDSSLIAISLGCPRLAKFEVYGCQEITEMGMRISASNLQKTLIDVRISSCKNFNALCTLKALQPIQDQIQRLHIDGAWEGLQQSDGETGSSNNQPVGSKNLQTEKQKFTGKETSLKKRLKCHSDEDCSYSQSGGSGDPISSKTWGKLKYLSLWFAVGELMTTLALVGLEDCPVLEEIQIKIEGDCRNQPRPHMAAFGLSSLRCFPRLSKMRLDCGGATGYVLTAPSGSVDLSMWERFFLNGIGSLKLVELDYWPPQDTDFNRRSLSLPAAGFLAQCTTLRKLFIHGTANEHFMMYLLKIPTLRDAQLREDYYPAPENDSSTEMRIDSCSRFEEALNRRRIPD; encoded by the coding sequence ATGCATGCCACAATGTATGGatcatatataagaaataattcCCATATCCATGACTTACCAGATGTAATTCTCTCCAACATTTTCAACTTGGTTGCTGATACTCGTACTAGAAATGCACTGTCCCTTGTTTGTCTCAAATGGAAAGTGTTAGAGCGTGCAACACGCAAATCTATCACTCTACGTGGCAATATCCGCAATCTTTTCCTCCTCCCTACTTGTTTTCAAGCTGTCACCAATCTTgatctctcttttctttccccTTGGGGATATCCATTATTTGAATCATCCCCAAACGCATCAATTCTTGCTCAGCTATTCCGCCGAGCCTTCCCTTCAATTGTTTCTCTAACTATTTACGTCCGAACTCCAACAACTCTCCATCTTCTTGCTCCTCAATGGCCAAATCTACGCCATATAAAGCTTGTCCGCTGGCATCAGCGTTTATCCTCTCCTTTTGGCTCTGATTTTCTCCCACTGCTTCAGCATTGCTCTTCGCTGTCTTCCCTTGACCTCTCTCAATTCTATTTCTGGACGGAAGATCTTCCACCAGCTCTAGAAGCTCACCCTGAAGTTGCAGCTTCACTCTGCCACTTGAACATTCTAACCCACTCTTCCGTTGCAGAGTTCAAGTCCCATGAGCTTCTTGCAATAACGGCTGCCTGTCCGAATCTCCGCCAGTTACTTGCAACCTGTATATTTGATCACAGGTTCAATGGTTTTGTAGGGGATGAGACTTTGCTTGCTCTTGCTTCAAATTGTCCTTGCCTTTCCCTTCTTCACCTTGCTGATTCTACTTCAACGTATAGGGCTGACCCAGATGACGAAGAAGGATACACTCCAGAAGATGCTAGAATTAGCCATGCTACACTCGGTGACTTTTTTGCTGCATTGCCATTGCTAGAAGAGTTGGTTCTTGATGTTTGTCATAATGTTAGAGACACAGGGATGTCGCTGGAGCTGCTCGCTTCCAAGTGCCCGCGTCTTAAATCTTTGAAGCTGAGACACTTCCATGGGATGTGCATGGGAATAGATTCTCAGCCAGGAGGCATTGCACTCTGCAGAGGTTTGCAATCTTTATCCATTGGTAACTCTGCCGATTTAACTGATTCTAGCTTGATAGCTATTTCACTTGGCTGTCCAAGACTTGCCAAGTTTGAGGTCTACGGATGCCAGGAGATCACAGAAATGGGGATGAGGATATCAGCTTCTAATCTTCAGAAAACGTTGATTGATGTGAGGATCTCTAGCTGCAAGAATTTTAATGCTCTATGCACACTGAAGGCTTTGCAACCAATCCAGGACCAGATACAGAGACTGCACATTGATGGTGCGTGGGAGGGCCTCCAACAGTCTGATGGGGAGACTGGCAGTTCCAATAATCAACCTGTGGGATCCAAGAACCTCCAAACTGAAAAGCAAAAATTCACAGGGAAAGAAACATCCTTAAAGAAGAGACTCAAATGCCATTCGGACGAGGACTGTTCTTACTCTCAAAGTGGTGGAAGTGGAGATCCTATTTCTTCAAAAACTTGGGGAAAGCTGAAATATCTTTCTCTTTGGTTCGCCGTTGGTGAATTGATGACAACATTAGCTTTAGTGGGGTTGGAGGACTGCCCAGTGCTAGAAGAGATTCAAATAAAAATCGAAGGTGACTGCAGGAATCAACCAAGACCTCACATGGCTGCATTCGGACTAAGCTCTCTCAGGTGCTTTCCTCGGCTCTCAAAGATGCGACTGGACTGTGGAGGAGCAACTGGTTATGTTCTTACTGCTCCCTCGGGGTCTGTTGATTTGAGCATGTGGGAGAGGTTTTTTCTCAATGGAATTGGCAGCTTGAAACTTGTTGAATTAGATTATTGGCCTCCACAAGATACAGATTTTAATCGTAGAAGTCTCTCTCTCCCTGCAGCAGGATTCCTTGCACAGTGCACGACTCTAAGAAAACTTTTCATTCATGGCACAGCTAATGAACACTTCATGATGTATTTGCTAAAGATACCCACTCTTAGAGATGCACAGTTAAGAGAGGATTACTATCCTGCACCGGAGAATGATTCAAGCACCGAGATGAGAATAGACTCGTGTAGTAGATTTGAGGAAGCTCTTAACCGCCGTCGGATCCCTGACTGA
- the LOC107418904 gene encoding F-box/kelch-repeat protein At3g23880-like — MEQDDQYLLKELVMSEILIRLPARSLGRFKCVSKSWCSTINNPSFIDQHILYHHPQNHTNNINNTTNLYLLLNTGYSFARKTTIRRLSYDNLAAVQTKQPPIPTRPLAGRAGVTCCCNGLLLFSDLVRRNWLLWNLATGETKRLPTSSSPILMKKSEDILFYNVGFGFAAQSMDYKVVMMYNLLDSHPGEDSIEVEMYSLKTDSWKRIPTSPSQGFSNIDQFCPGVFSNGMLSWKASHKEGWDKIVSLDLRCEMVIITPLPSCISHPRSDNTRSDNKYNYPLVYKGESFALLNHYCFKDGPLGKSFDLWVLGEYGVKESWNKLFTIGPLQGIDRVLGFWKDGKVFVEKKRFIWETNSGGVILKEMHEKELLLLDTATQETTSLQIYGLTDLFTYRETLVPLN; from the coding sequence ATGGAGCAGGATGATCAGTATCTTCTGAAAGAATTGGTGATGAGTGAAATCCTGATAAGGTTGCCGGCGAGATCACTAGGGCGGTTCAAGTGCGTGTCAAAGTCATGGTGCTCCACCATTAACAACCCTTCATTCATCGACCAGCACATCCTCTACCATCAcccccaaaaccacaccaacaatattaataacaccACCAATCTTTATTTGCTCTTGAATACTGGCTATAGTTTTGCACGTAAAACTACTATTCGCAGGCTTTCTTACGACAACCTAGCAGCCGTGCAGACAAAACAACCTCCAATCCCAACTCGCCCTCTTGCTGGACGAGCTGGCGTCACCTGTTGTTGCAACGGTCTCTTGTTGTTTTCTGATCTTGTTAGACGCAACTGGTTGCTATGGAACCTCGCCACCGGAGAGACAAAGCGTCTTCCAACATCCTCTTCCCCTATTCTCATGAAGAAAAGCGAAGATATTTTGTTCTACAATGTTGGGTTTGGTTTCGCTGCCCAAAGTATGGATTACAAGGTGGTCATGATGTACAACCTCCTTGACAGTCATCCCGGCGAAGATTCCATTGAGGTTGAGATGTACAGCTTAAAAACAGACTCTTGGAAAAGGATACCTACCAGTCCTTCTCAGGGGTTTTCAAACATCGATCAATTTTGTCCCGGTGTGTTCAGCAATGGAATGCTTTCTTGGAAAGCAAGTCATAAGGAAGGTTGGGATAAGATTGTTTCGCTAGACCTCAGGTGTGAGATGGTAATAATTACACCCTTGCCTAGTTGTATTAGTCACCCTCGTTCTGATAACACTCGTTCTGATAACAAGTATAATTATCCTTTGGTCTATAAAGGAGAGTCCTTTGCTCTCcttaatcattattgtttcaAAGATGGCCCGTTAGGAAAAAGTTTTGATTTATGGGTATTGGGTGAGTATGGTGTTAAAGAGTCATGGAACAAGCTATTTACTATTGGACCTCTTCAAGGAATTGATCGGGTATTGGGCTTTTGGAAGGATGGCAAGgtgtttgttgaaaaaaaaagattcatttGGGAGACGAATTCAGGTGGGGTTATCCTAAAGGAAATGCATGAGAAAGAGCTCCTTTTGCTTGATACTGCTACACAAGAAACAACTAGTCTACAAATTTACGGACTTACTGACTTGTTTACCTATAGAGAGACTCTTGTTCCTCTTAATTAA